A stretch of DNA from Mesorhizobium onobrychidis:
GGTGTAGGAGTACACAACGGATTACCTCGGTCAACTTTGTGTCTTGGTCTTGCCGCCCGGCTTGAGAACCGGGCGGAGCCTCTGCACAGCCTTCAGGCGGTGAAGCGTTGCTGAGAACCGGACGCAGGTGCCAATTAACCATCCAGTCGGTCAACCGTCCAGCCGGAGAGATTGATTCTCTGCCAATTTTCAGATTTGGCGTCCGCGAATAGGACGGTGAGCGATCCGCGTATGTGTCAGACCGGCATTGGGGCCACGGTGACCGCGCGCTTCCACCACAGACGATCGGGCAACCCAAGGAACATATCACTCTTCGGCCTCATGCGCGGGATCGTCTCGCAGACTGCCCAAGGTGATGGTGCGCTGGGCTCAGAAGCTGTTTGCCCGAAGATGACGCTGTCGTCTTCTGGATCTAGACACCGCCGTTCGAGAGCCGCCATTGCACTTTGCATTACATCTGCCCCGCTACGGAAACGGGTCCTCGTTCGTATTTAGCTTGACGCACTTAGCATCCGGCGCCGGTTTGTCGGACCGCAGAACATCTAACTGTCTGCCAACTCAATAAGGCCCATCCTCCGCAAATGGCTTAAATATATATCATGCAATGATATCTAAGCTGGCGGGTGCTAGCGGAGTTGTGGCAATCCAACCTTGGGGTCACAGTTGGACCAAAGGGCAACGGACGAAAAGATGAACAAGATCGACACTTTGATCCGCCGAAGAGCTGACGATCGCCGGAAGACCGCGCAAGCCTGTGTATCGCGCATTCTCCGGAACGCCAAAGCCCGCGGCGTCGATATCTCCGTTATCGGATCCCTCGCGAAAAACCGTTTCCGCGTCCACTCGGACGTAGATCTGCTGGTTCACGGAAGCACTGATCCTGCGCGCCGGGCCATGGTAGAGCGCTTGGTCGCAGACCAGCTTCGGGGAACGAACATTCCCTATGACCTGATCTTTGCCTCAGACGTTTCGTCCGAACGAGTGCAGGAATTGCTCAATGACAGCGTTTAAGCATCCGGCATCCGCAAAGCTGTCGCCGAAAATCGACCGCGCTGCGAAGAAACTGCAGAAAATCGAGGAATACTTGTCGGCTC
This window harbors:
- a CDS encoding nucleotidyltransferase domain-containing protein; translation: MNKIDTLIRRRADDRRKTAQACVSRILRNAKARGVDISVIGSLAKNRFRVHSDVDLLVHGSTDPARRAMVERLVADQLRGTNIPYDLIFASDVSSERVQELLNDSV